A single genomic interval of Rhodanobacteraceae bacterium harbors:
- the nrdR gene encoding transcriptional repressor NrdR: protein MRCPFCSHEDTRVVDSRVTEDGMQVRRRRECPECSARFSTYETAEIKLPQIVKRDGRREPFNEQKLRGGLARAFEKRPVSLEDIDRVIDVLMRKLRTSGEREIPAGTVGEWMMEELKRIDQVAYVRFASVYRRFEDVQAFREEVERLEKELPGLSAQQLPLLDELLPTGKKS, encoded by the coding sequence ATGCGCTGCCCCTTCTGCAGTCATGAAGACACCCGGGTGGTTGACTCGCGGGTGACCGAGGACGGGATGCAAGTGCGTCGGCGCCGCGAGTGTCCGGAGTGCAGTGCGCGCTTTTCCACCTATGAGACGGCCGAGATCAAGTTGCCGCAGATCGTCAAGCGCGATGGTCGGCGCGAGCCCTTCAACGAGCAGAAGCTGCGCGGTGGGCTGGCACGGGCTTTCGAGAAGCGGCCGGTGTCCCTTGAGGACATTGATCGCGTCATCGACGTGCTGATGCGCAAGCTGCGCACCAGTGGCGAGCGTGAAATCCCGGCCGGCACCGTGGGCGAATGGATGATGGAGGAACTCAAGCGCATCGATCAGGTGGCCTATGTGCGCTTTGCCTCGGTCTATCGCCGCTTTGAGGATGTACAGGCCTTTCGCGAGGAAGTCGAGCGCCTGGAAAAGGAGTTGCCGGGGCTCAGCGCGCAGCAGTTGCCCTTGCTGGACGAGTTGCTTCCGACCGGGAAGAAGAGCTGA
- a CDS encoding DegV family EDD domain-containing protein, translating into MQAIIEWPTSKALDRLSGAGLKGALIAGAGRVLSKRDDLNRINVFPVPDGDTGTNLAFTMVAVLKTVRRLRGADVSTVLGGVAREAIDGARGNSGAILAQFFQGLADGLGRCRDAGAADLAGAANNAALAARACLAEPREGTMLSVITDFASELKRQVELGVADLALMFRHALERARQSLANTPNQLPVLRAAGVVDAGAAGFVDFLEGVQDFIERGRSALRVAPDAREHDGCVHDEVHLEAVECASQYRYCTECVLTGSDLDLTRVRGALTQLALDSLVVAGGRERVRVHAHIDRPNQLFEMLSGLGTVAQRKADDMQAQARMRAAPFQRVRIVTDSAGDVPAVEAERLGITIVPVRVNFGDDDYLDRITLSPRELYARLRQNPKPPQTSQPPPGDFRRAYDLVLAHCERLVSVELSSRLSGTFQAAQTAAKDSGRERISVLDTRNASAGQGLITMVAAECAQAGGDADAVLAAARDAMTRTRTFALIRDLRYGVQGGRMPAVAERIARWFGLTVLIADKDGLVRPFSALIGRQRLIERFAAVIARRLPAHLSCRAVVGHCDAADDAANLAAVMRQALPTLGKVWVVETGPAIGVHAGPGSLVVGLQWVAES; encoded by the coding sequence ATGCAAGCAATCATCGAATGGCCCACTTCAAAGGCGCTGGATCGGCTCAGCGGCGCCGGCCTCAAGGGCGCGCTCATTGCCGGCGCCGGTCGGGTGCTGTCCAAGCGCGACGACCTCAACCGCATCAACGTGTTCCCGGTGCCCGACGGCGATACCGGCACCAATCTCGCCTTCACCATGGTCGCCGTGCTGAAGACCGTGCGCCGGCTGCGCGGCGCGGACGTCAGCACGGTACTGGGCGGCGTTGCCCGCGAAGCCATCGACGGTGCCCGCGGCAATTCCGGCGCCATACTGGCCCAGTTCTTTCAAGGACTTGCAGACGGCCTTGGGCGCTGCCGGGATGCCGGCGCGGCCGATCTGGCGGGGGCCGCCAACAACGCGGCACTGGCGGCCCGTGCCTGTCTGGCGGAGCCGCGCGAAGGCACGATGCTGAGCGTCATTACCGATTTCGCCAGCGAACTCAAGCGTCAGGTCGAGTTGGGCGTGGCCGATCTGGCGCTGATGTTCAGACATGCACTTGAGCGAGCTCGCCAATCTTTGGCGAATACGCCCAATCAGTTGCCGGTGCTGCGCGCCGCTGGGGTGGTCGATGCCGGCGCCGCCGGCTTCGTCGATTTCCTCGAAGGCGTTCAGGACTTCATCGAGCGCGGCCGCAGCGCGCTGCGAGTGGCCCCCGACGCCCGCGAGCATGATGGCTGCGTGCACGACGAAGTGCATCTGGAGGCGGTCGAATGCGCCAGTCAGTACCGCTATTGCACCGAATGCGTGCTCACCGGCAGCGATCTGGATCTGACCCGGGTTCGCGGGGCCTTGACGCAACTGGCCCTGGACTCCCTGGTGGTCGCCGGAGGCCGCGAGCGGGTGCGGGTGCATGCGCACATTGATCGCCCCAACCAGCTGTTCGAGATGCTCTCGGGCCTCGGCACCGTGGCCCAGCGCAAGGCCGACGACATGCAGGCGCAGGCCCGGATGCGGGCGGCACCCTTCCAGCGCGTGCGCATCGTCACCGATTCCGCCGGCGACGTGCCGGCGGTCGAGGCTGAACGTCTGGGCATCACCATCGTTCCGGTTCGAGTGAACTTCGGCGATGACGACTATCTGGATCGCATCACGCTGTCGCCGCGCGAACTCTACGCCCGACTGCGCCAGAACCCGAAGCCACCACAAACCTCACAGCCACCGCCCGGCGATTTCCGCCGCGCCTACGATCTGGTGCTGGCGCATTGCGAGCGACTGGTCTCGGTCGAGCTGTCGAGCCGGCTGTCGGGCACCTTCCAGGCCGCACAGACCGCAGCAAAGGACAGTGGACGCGAGCGCATCAGCGTGCTTGACACCCGCAATGCCTCAGCCGGTCAAGGCCTGATCACGATGGTGGCGGCCGAATGCGCGCAAGCCGGCGGCGATGCCGATGCCGTCCTGGCCGCCGCACGCGACGCCATGACCCGCACCCGCACTTTCGCCCTCATCCGGGATCTGCGCTACGGCGTACAGGGCGGTCGCATGCCGGCTGTCGCCGAGCGCATAGCGCGCTGGTTCGGCCTGACCGTGCTGATCGCCGACAAGGACGGGCTGGTGCGACCATTCTCGGCGCTGATCGGTCGCCAGCGCCTGATCGAGCGCTTTGCGGCGGTGATCGCGCGACGGCTGCCCGCGCATCTCAGCTGTCGTGCGGTGGTGGGCCATTGCGATGCGGCCGACGACGCCGCCAATCTGGCTGCGGTCATGCGCCAGGCCCTACCCACGCTGGGCAAGGTCTGGGTGGTGGAAACCGGGCCGGCCATCGGCGTGCACGCCGGGCCGGGTTCGCTGGTGGTGGGCCTGCAATGGGTCGCTGAGTCGTGA
- the dksA gene encoding RNA polymerase-binding protein DksA, whose translation MSPEHLEYFRRKLSIWRHELIEESQQTIENLRDEVRDVGDEAERATRETENSLELRTRDRYRKLIGKIDKAIKRIDDGRYGYCEETDEEIGLERLEARPIATLCLDAQERWEHRQRQMGD comes from the coding sequence ATGTCCCCGGAGCACCTGGAGTATTTCCGTCGCAAGCTTTCGATCTGGCGGCATGAATTGATCGAGGAGTCGCAGCAGACCATCGAGAATCTGCGCGACGAAGTCCGAGATGTCGGTGACGAGGCCGAGCGGGCTACCCGTGAAACCGAGAATTCCCTGGAATTGCGCACCCGCGATCGCTACCGCAAGTTGATCGGCAAGATCGACAAGGCCATCAAGCGCATCGACGATGGGCGCTACGGCTATTGCGAGGAAACCGACGAGGAAATCGGCCTGGAACGGCTAGAGGCTCGTCCGATCGCCACGCTGTGTCTGGATGCCCAGGAACGCTGGGAACACCGTCAGCGGCAGATGGGCGACTGA
- a CDS encoding dihydrolipoyllysine-residue acetyltransferase gives MATIEAKVPDIGNYQDVPVIELLVKAGDVVKLDQGLISLESDKATMEVPSPAAGKIIELKVKVDDTLSEGDLVALIETEASESETSDTSAGKSPDRPAVKTADQPDNSADKSSAADAGPAPKPTPDASPVPASSRAPAPAARSAFEAAAVSASASELPPAERPHASPGVRLFARELGVDLTRVSGSGRKGRITREDVQAYVKAALAAPASAPARASAGNGLNLLPWPQVDFSKFGPVETQALSRIKKISGANLARNWAMIPHVTQFDEADITEMEAFRKRLAEENKELKVTPLVFLIKAVVAALKRFPSFNASLDASGENLVLKQYFHIGIAVDTPDGLVVPVIRDCDQKGLVELAKDLGVMSAKARERKMGPADMQGGCFSISSLGGIGGSAFTPIINAPEVAILGVSKSTTKPVWNGKDFSPRLMLPLSLSYDHRVIDGAEAARFTSYLAQQLGDIRRLLL, from the coding sequence ATGGCCACCATCGAAGCCAAAGTACCGGATATCGGTAACTATCAAGACGTTCCTGTGATCGAGCTGCTGGTGAAGGCCGGCGACGTGGTCAAACTCGACCAGGGCTTGATCTCCCTGGAGTCGGACAAGGCGACGATGGAGGTGCCCTCGCCCGCCGCCGGCAAGATCATCGAGCTCAAGGTCAAGGTCGACGACACCTTGTCGGAAGGTGATCTGGTGGCATTGATCGAAACCGAAGCCAGCGAATCGGAGACGTCCGACACGTCCGCAGGCAAGTCGCCAGACAGGCCTGCGGTCAAGACCGCAGACCAGCCCGACAATTCCGCCGACAAGTCCTCGGCTGCGGATGCGGGCCCGGCTCCGAAACCGACACCCGATGCATCGCCCGTCCCCGCCTCATCGCGGGCACCGGCCCCTGCTGCCAGATCCGCCTTTGAAGCGGCCGCGGTGAGCGCCTCGGCGAGCGAACTGCCGCCGGCCGAGCGCCCCCATGCCAGTCCGGGTGTACGCCTGTTTGCGCGCGAACTCGGGGTCGATCTGACCCGGGTCAGCGGCAGCGGCCGCAAGGGTCGGATCACGCGCGAAGACGTGCAGGCCTATGTGAAGGCGGCGCTGGCGGCGCCAGCCAGCGCGCCGGCGCGCGCCAGTGCCGGCAACGGACTCAATCTGCTGCCCTGGCCGCAGGTGGATTTCTCCAAGTTCGGGCCTGTGGAAACCCAGGCGCTGTCTCGGATCAAGAAGATTTCCGGGGCCAATCTGGCCCGCAACTGGGCCATGATTCCGCACGTCACCCAGTTTGACGAAGCTGACATCACCGAGATGGAGGCGTTCCGCAAGCGTCTGGCGGAGGAAAACAAGGAGCTCAAGGTCACGCCCCTGGTGTTCCTGATCAAGGCTGTCGTGGCCGCGCTGAAGCGCTTCCCGAGTTTCAATGCCTCGCTCGATGCCAGCGGCGAGAACCTGGTGCTCAAGCAGTATTTCCACATCGGCATTGCCGTCGACACCCCCGATGGCCTGGTGGTGCCGGTGATCCGCGACTGTGACCAGAAGGGCCTGGTCGAACTGGCCAAGGACCTGGGCGTGATGTCGGCCAAGGCGCGCGAGCGCAAGATGGGCCCGGCCGACATGCAGGGAGGGTGCTTTTCGATCAGTTCCCTGGGCGGCATCGGCGGCAGCGCGTTCACACCGATCATCAATGCGCCGGAAGTGGCCATCCTCGGCGTCAGCAAGAGCACTACCAAACCGGTCTGGAACGGCAAGGACTTCAGCCCACGGCTGATGCTGCCGCTGTCCTTGAGCTACGACCACCGCGTCATCGACGGCGCCGAAGCCGCGCGCTTCACGAGCTATCTGGCACAACAGCTGGGTGATATTCGGAGGTTGTTGCTGTGA
- a CDS encoding outer membrane protein transport protein, with product MRLTRLCLALAASLLASQAPAITSDEVNAGIQFNFANPGARALGMGGAFLGLADDATAAYTNPAGLTILAASEIAVEYRHTDFSTPFSSGGSFRTTPFDGSDLGSASADSNNDSLSFLSYTYAGDGWALAAYRHQPLAFDLQYLQNDIAVLDSGGTQIANLPTKATRLESDLVNYGVTGAYRFNEHLSMGIGLVYSQFDLKSDTIRAGQNIQLQRGDDSDITYTVGALWTVNDRWSVGAAYRRGGSFKYRAGNFDTNGNPLIVVDTGFDVPHVFGLGVSWRPTDNFALALDVNRVSYSRLTDSYDDIFNSATVLKSSDGTEVRLGGEYVFTQFATPFSLRGGLWREPDHALVATGPLDDPNVDVDRAFFRSGSDEMHYTLGLGWAFPRFQIDLAADWSDNVDSYSASGVVRF from the coding sequence ATGCGCCTTACACGACTTTGCCTGGCCCTGGCCGCGAGCCTGCTGGCCAGCCAAGCCCCGGCCATCACCTCGGACGAGGTCAATGCCGGTATCCAGTTCAATTTTGCCAATCCGGGTGCCCGCGCGCTGGGCATGGGCGGCGCCTTCCTCGGCCTCGCCGATGACGCCACGGCCGCCTACACCAATCCGGCCGGATTGACGATTCTGGCGGCGTCAGAGATTGCCGTCGAATACCGCCACACCGATTTCAGCACGCCTTTCAGTTCAGGCGGCAGTTTCCGCACGACGCCCTTCGACGGCAGCGATCTGGGCAGCGCGAGCGCCGACAGCAACAACGACTCGCTCTCCTTCCTGTCCTATACCTACGCCGGCGACGGCTGGGCACTGGCCGCCTACCGGCATCAGCCGCTGGCCTTCGATCTGCAATATCTGCAGAACGACATCGCCGTACTGGATTCGGGCGGCACCCAGATCGCCAATCTGCCGACCAAGGCCACCCGGCTGGAGAGCGATCTGGTCAATTACGGCGTGACCGGCGCCTATCGCTTCAACGAGCACCTCTCGATGGGTATCGGCCTGGTCTATTCGCAGTTCGATCTGAAGTCCGACACCATCCGAGCCGGACAGAACATCCAGCTGCAGCGCGGCGATGACTCGGACATCACCTACACCGTCGGCGCACTGTGGACGGTCAACGATCGCTGGTCGGTGGGCGCCGCCTATCGCCGCGGCGGCAGCTTCAAGTATCGCGCCGGCAACTTCGATACCAACGGCAATCCACTGATCGTGGTCGATACCGGCTTTGACGTGCCGCATGTCTTCGGCCTGGGCGTCAGTTGGCGGCCGACCGACAACTTCGCGCTGGCGCTGGACGTCAACCGGGTGTCCTACAGCCGGCTGACCGACAGTTATGACGACATCTTCAATTCCGCCACGGTATTGAAGTCCAGCGACGGCACCGAGGTCCGCCTCGGTGGTGAATACGTATTCACGCAGTTCGCCACTCCCTTCTCGCTACGCGGCGGGCTCTGGCGGGAACCGGATCACGCGCTGGTAGCTACCGGTCCGTTGGATGACCCCAATGTCGATGTGGATCGCGCCTTCTTCCGCAGCGGCAGCGACGAGATGCACTACACGCTGGGCCTGGGCTGGGCCTTTCCGCGCTTCCAGATCGATCTGGCCGCCGACTGGTCCGACAATGTAGACAGCTACTCCGCTTCGGGCGTCGTGCGCTTCTGA
- a CDS encoding biotin--[acetyl-CoA-carboxylase] ligase gives MQILDPLDAEAIARHTRAFELDIHEQLDSTQDRARERLMQGHAGPAAVIADAQRAGRGQHGRRWLSPPGAAIYLTAVWPTAQTPAQLAGLSLAVGLAIRRTLACWQIDARLKWPNDVWLDQRKLAGVLIDVMTQPTGARLLIGIGLNLQLPESATQDLDQPWTELSHWLSPLPSRNLLIGRLLQQLQGVLCSFEAAGFAAFSEEWQAADGLCGQQIWWRGSAGVERGHALGVDELGRLRVDINGQLRLLSAGEVSVRPY, from the coding sequence ATGCAGATCCTTGATCCGCTCGATGCCGAGGCCATTGCCCGGCACACTCGCGCCTTTGAACTGGATATCCACGAACAGCTGGATTCGACCCAGGATCGCGCCCGCGAGCGGCTGATGCAGGGCCATGCCGGTCCGGCCGCCGTGATCGCCGATGCCCAGCGCGCCGGTCGCGGCCAGCATGGGCGCCGCTGGCTATCACCGCCAGGTGCCGCCATCTATCTAACCGCAGTCTGGCCGACTGCACAGACACCGGCGCAGCTGGCCGGCCTGTCGCTGGCGGTGGGCCTGGCGATCCGTCGCACGCTGGCCTGTTGGCAGATCGACGCCCGATTGAAATGGCCCAATGATGTCTGGCTGGACCAGCGCAAGCTGGCCGGCGTGTTGATCGATGTGATGACGCAGCCCACCGGTGCGCGGCTGCTGATCGGCATCGGCCTCAATCTGCAACTGCCGGAAAGCGCGACGCAGGATCTGGATCAGCCGTGGACCGAACTGTCGCACTGGCTATCGCCGCTGCCCTCTCGCAATCTGCTGATCGGCCGGCTGCTGCAGCAACTCCAGGGCGTGCTATGCAGCTTCGAAGCCGCCGGCTTCGCTGCGTTCAGCGAGGAATGGCAAGCCGCCGATGGCCTCTGTGGGCAGCAGATCTGGTGGCGCGGCAGCGCCGGCGTTGAGCGCGGTCATGCCCTCGGGGTCGATGAGCTAGGTAGACTGCGTGTGGACATCAACGGACAGCTGCGATTGCTGTCAGCTGGCGAAGTCAGCGTCCGCCCCTATTGA
- a CDS encoding serine hydroxymethyltransferase gives MFSRSMTIADLDPELAASMVAERQRQEDHVELIASENYASPRVLEAQGSVLTNKYAEGYPGKRYYGGCEYVDVAERLAIERAKQLFGCDYANVQPHAGSQANAAVFLALLNPGDTILGMSLAHGGHLTHGAKVNFSGKLFNAVQYGLDPVSEQIDYVEMERLAQEHKPKMLIGGFSAYSQVVDWARMAAIAKSVDALFVVDMAHIAGLVAAGVYPSPIPHADVVTSTTHKTLRGPRGGVILAKANPEIEKKLQSMVFPGTQGGPLMHVIAAKAVAFLEALQPEFKAYQTQVVVNAKAMAEVLIGRGYKIVSSGTENHLFLLSLVGKELTGKDAEAALGAAHITVNKNAVPGDPRSPFITSGLRLGTPAITTRGYDEHEARILAGWIADILDAPTDEAVIARVRAAVTEQCRRFPVYG, from the coding sequence ATGTTCTCGCGCTCGATGACCATTGCCGATCTGGATCCCGAACTTGCCGCCTCGATGGTGGCCGAACGTCAGCGCCAGGAAGATCATGTCGAACTGATCGCGTCGGAGAACTATGCCAGCCCGCGGGTGCTGGAGGCACAGGGCTCGGTGCTGACCAACAAGTACGCCGAAGGCTACCCGGGCAAGCGTTATTACGGGGGCTGCGAGTACGTGGACGTAGCCGAGCGCCTGGCCATCGAACGCGCCAAACAGCTGTTCGGGTGTGACTACGCCAATGTGCAGCCACATGCCGGTTCACAGGCCAATGCCGCGGTCTTTCTGGCCCTGCTCAATCCTGGCGACACCATCCTCGGCATGAGTCTGGCGCACGGCGGTCACCTGACCCATGGGGCCAAGGTCAATTTTTCCGGCAAGCTCTTCAACGCCGTCCAGTACGGCCTGGATCCGGTCAGCGAGCAGATCGACTACGTCGAGATGGAACGGTTGGCGCAGGAACACAAGCCGAAGATGCTGATCGGTGGCTTTTCGGCCTACTCCCAGGTGGTCGACTGGGCGCGCATGGCGGCGATCGCCAAGTCGGTGGATGCCCTGTTCGTGGTCGATATGGCCCACATTGCCGGACTGGTGGCCGCTGGCGTCTATCCGAGTCCGATTCCACACGCCGACGTGGTCACCAGCACCACCCACAAGACCCTGCGTGGCCCGCGCGGCGGCGTGATTCTGGCCAAGGCCAACCCGGAGATCGAAAAGAAGCTGCAGTCGATGGTGTTTCCGGGCACACAAGGCGGTCCATTGATGCATGTGATCGCGGCCAAGGCCGTGGCTTTCCTCGAAGCCCTGCAGCCCGAGTTCAAGGCCTACCAGACTCAGGTCGTGGTCAACGCCAAGGCCATGGCCGAGGTCCTGATCGGGCGCGGCTACAAGATTGTTTCCAGCGGCACCGAGAACCATCTGTTCCTGCTCAGTCTGGTCGGCAAGGAACTGACCGGCAAGGATGCAGAGGCGGCGCTGGGCGCAGCCCACATCACGGTCAACAAGAACGCGGTCCCGGGTGACCCGCGCTCGCCCTTCATCACCTCCGGCCTGCGCCTGGGTACCCCCGCCATCACCACCCGCGGCTACGACGAGCACGAAGCCCGCATTCTGGCCGGCTGGATCGCCGACATCCTCGACGCCCCCACCGACGAAGCCGTGATTGCCCGCGTGCGCGCCGCCGTGACCGAGCAGTGCCGGCGGTTTCCGGTGTATGGGTGA
- a CDS encoding SufE family protein, which translates to MDSRQQDIVDEFALFGDWSERYQYLIDLGKQLPEYPEADRTEHWRVLGCQSMVWLKPEGSADQLNFVATSDSAIVRGLIALVLRVYSGRSAREIADTEPEFVEGIGLSGHLSPTRKNGLAAMLARIREYARATLS; encoded by the coding sequence ATGGACTCCCGCCAACAAGACATCGTCGATGAATTCGCCCTGTTCGGTGACTGGTCCGAGCGCTACCAGTATCTGATCGATCTCGGCAAGCAGCTGCCGGAGTACCCGGAGGCGGACCGCACCGAGCATTGGCGGGTGCTGGGTTGCCAGTCCATGGTGTGGCTCAAACCGGAGGGTTCGGCCGATCAGCTGAACTTTGTCGCGACCAGTGATTCGGCCATTGTCCGCGGCCTGATCGCACTGGTTCTGCGCGTCTATTCCGGGCGCAGCGCCAGGGAGATCGCCGATACCGAGCCCGAGTTCGTGGAAGGTATTGGCTTGTCCGGACACCTGTCTCCGACTCGAAAGAATGGCCTGGCTGCGATGCTGGCCAGGATTCGCGAGTACGCCCGCGCCACTTTGAGCTGA
- a CDS encoding M23 family metallopeptidase has protein sequence MVTAAQATTPPAGVTLEQPLRQGQLVIGQTEAGARISVDQRNLRVDAQGRFVFGLGRDQRRVSLCVRLAADSAARCAGLAVAARDYAIERVSGLPQATVTPDPAEQARIARENALIAQARERDEPRSDFLLPWVRPAQGRISGVYGSQRILNGEPRSPHMGLDIAAPAGTQIRAPAPGVVTLVHPGMLLSGQTVIVDHGHGVNSVYIHMSRTDVQAGQTLKTGDPIGAIGMTGRASGPHLHWGLNWFDVKLDPALVAP, from the coding sequence ATGGTCACGGCCGCGCAGGCGACCACGCCGCCGGCTGGCGTCACTCTGGAACAACCGCTGCGCCAGGGTCAGCTGGTCATCGGCCAGACCGAAGCCGGGGCGCGGATCAGCGTCGATCAACGCAATCTGCGAGTCGACGCCCAGGGCCGCTTCGTCTTTGGTCTGGGACGCGATCAAAGGCGTGTCAGCCTGTGCGTGCGTCTGGCCGCCGATTCCGCTGCCCGGTGCGCGGGCCTGGCGGTGGCCGCACGTGATTACGCCATCGAGCGTGTCAGCGGTTTGCCGCAAGCCACGGTGACGCCAGATCCCGCCGAACAGGCCCGGATTGCCCGCGAGAACGCGCTCATTGCCCAGGCCCGCGAGCGCGACGAACCACGCAGCGACTTTCTGCTGCCCTGGGTGCGCCCGGCGCAGGGACGCATCAGCGGAGTTTACGGCAGCCAGCGAATCCTCAACGGCGAGCCCCGCAGCCCGCATATGGGTCTGGATATCGCCGCGCCAGCCGGCACCCAGATCCGGGCGCCGGCACCCGGGGTCGTGACCCTGGTGCATCCGGGCATGCTGCTGTCCGGGCAGACGGTGATCGTCGACCACGGCCACGGCGTCAACTCGGTCTACATCCACATGAGCCGCACCGATGTACAAGCGGGTCAGACGCTCAAGACCGGTGATCCGATCGGTGCCATCGGCATGACCGGCCGCGCCAGCGGCCCGCATCTGCACTGGGGCCTGAACTGGTTTGACGTGAAACTGGATCCGGCCCTGGTGGCGCCGTGA
- a CDS encoding type III pantothenate kinase, protein MTSPRLLLDLGNSRLKWALSDGTELRFGAAVAHEPGGLGDLSPIWAAAAGAGSVWLSSTALSLSPTLIQAVAERLDLDTQVFVSPKEALGIRSAYDQPATLGSDRFLAMAGARAQVSGAFLVADAGTALTLDMVDDGGQHLGGLIVPSPVLMRDALHRGTAGIRTGELVRVREFARNTDDAVWSGACLACTALIGHAYRHGALGVGADVELLLAGGSMPALAPHLSMPHRHLPNLVLEGLALWASTTLDAAGR, encoded by the coding sequence ATGACAAGCCCAAGACTGCTGTTGGATCTGGGAAACAGCCGCCTCAAATGGGCATTGAGCGATGGCACCGAACTGCGGTTCGGCGCGGCTGTCGCCCATGAGCCCGGTGGCCTCGGCGATCTGTCGCCGATATGGGCTGCAGCTGCCGGCGCCGGCTCGGTCTGGCTGTCGTCCACCGCCCTGAGCCTGAGTCCGACATTGATTCAGGCCGTCGCCGAGCGCCTGGACCTGGATACGCAGGTCTTCGTTTCGCCCAAGGAGGCGCTTGGCATCCGCAGCGCCTACGATCAGCCCGCCACACTGGGCAGCGACCGCTTCCTGGCCATGGCCGGCGCCCGCGCCCAGGTCTCCGGTGCCTTTCTGGTGGCCGATGCCGGCACCGCCCTGACCCTGGACATGGTTGATGATGGCGGTCAGCACCTGGGCGGCTTGATCGTGCCCAGCCCGGTGCTGATGCGTGACGCCCTGCACCGCGGCACGGCCGGCATCCGTACCGGCGAACTGGTGCGGGTGCGTGAATTCGCACGCAACACTGACGATGCTGTGTGGAGCGGCGCCTGCCTGGCCTGCACCGCACTGATCGGCCACGCCTACCGTCACGGCGCACTGGGCGTGGGTGCCGATGTCGAGCTGCTGCTGGCCGGTGGTTCGATGCCGGCCCTGGCGCCGCACCTGAGCATGCCGCACCGGCATCTGCCGAATCTGGTCCTGGAGGGCCTGGCACTATGGGCCAGCACCACGCTCGACGCTGCCGGCCGCTGA
- a CDS encoding GPP34 family phosphoprotein — MPMLLAEDLLILTIDPVGGLVGDGKHATSRDSLARALLLDLIVRGAVVLDDGDFRMVDPLPQSHRLLTEAAHALGDARLAPEKAVARLRRRMWSVRGDLLDGFERLGIVHRLSGGLFGRFGGTRYALQSTQTRGERLTRLKRGYEAFSLQDMSAVALALLAEVLGLSPYFLGPEQRLKMRSWLRKAVSPVAEDTRELATRREQLAAMLKVLPLE, encoded by the coding sequence GTGCCAATGCTGCTGGCCGAAGATCTGCTGATCCTGACCATCGATCCGGTTGGCGGCCTGGTGGGCGATGGCAAGCATGCGACCAGTCGAGATTCACTGGCGCGGGCGCTGCTGCTCGACTTGATCGTGCGCGGCGCGGTGGTACTGGACGATGGCGACTTTCGAATGGTGGACCCGCTGCCACAATCGCATCGCCTGCTGACTGAGGCTGCGCATGCCCTGGGGGATGCCCGACTGGCGCCGGAGAAAGCGGTGGCGCGGCTGCGACGTCGGATGTGGTCCGTGCGCGGCGATCTGCTCGACGGCTTCGAGCGCCTGGGAATCGTGCATCGACTGTCGGGCGGCCTGTTCGGGCGTTTTGGTGGTACACGCTACGCGCTGCAGTCCACCCAGACCCGTGGCGAACGCCTGACCCGCCTCAAGCGCGGATACGAAGCCTTCAGCCTGCAGGACATGTCCGCTGTCGCGCTGGCCCTGCTGGCCGAAGTGCTTGGCCTGAGCCCATATTTCCTGGGCCCGGAACAACGTTTGAAAATGCGTTCCTGGCTCCGAAAGGCGGTGTCGCCCGTGGCTGAGGACACGCGGGAATTGGCGACCAGACGGGAACAACTGGCGGCGATGCTGAAGGTTCTGCCGCTGGAGTGA
- the plsY gene encoding glycerol-3-phosphate 1-O-acyltransferase PlsY, with translation MIVLLAKLLASYLLGSVVGSLLLGRLRGVDIRTAGSGNAGATNALRTQGKLFALGTALIDFGKGVLAAALIAPLAIADSPLGLTETQLACGLAAAVGHCYPLYHGFRGGKGAGTLIGVVLWMFPMVALAMLAVWLLVLISSGYVGLSTVMAGLCFPIALYLLQSPLSAGLVAMAVAAAALLVYTHRSNLARLRAGTEHRFEKARLLARMFGRRDP, from the coding sequence GTGATCGTGCTGTTGGCCAAGCTGCTGGCCAGTTATCTGCTCGGCAGCGTGGTCGGCAGCCTGCTGCTCGGACGGCTGCGCGGCGTCGATATCCGAACCGCTGGCAGCGGCAATGCCGGTGCCACCAATGCACTGCGCACCCAGGGCAAGCTGTTCGCACTGGGCACCGCGCTGATCGATTTCGGCAAGGGTGTGCTGGCGGCGGCGCTGATTGCACCGCTGGCGATCGCCGACTCGCCGCTGGGCTTGACCGAAACCCAGCTGGCCTGCGGGCTGGCCGCGGCGGTTGGCCACTGCTACCCGCTGTACCACGGATTCCGCGGCGGCAAGGGCGCCGGCACCCTGATCGGCGTGGTGCTGTGGATGTTTCCGATGGTGGCGCTGGCGATGCTGGCCGTGTGGTTGCTGGTGCTGATCAGCAGCGGCTATGTAGGGTTGAGCACGGTGATGGCCGGTCTGTGCTTCCCGATCGCGCTGTACCTGCTGCAATCACCGCTGAGCGCCGGCCTTGTCGCCATGGCCGTGGCGGCCGCCGCCCTGCTGGTCTATACCCACCGCAGCAATCTGGCGCGCCTGCGCGCCGGCACCGAGCACCGCTTCGAGAAGGCGCGGCTGTTGGCGCGAATGTTCGGCCGTCGTGACCCTTGA